The Burkholderia sp. NRF60-BP8 genomic sequence AGAGCGGCTGTTCGTCGGGCGTGTCGGCGTCGGCGTCTTCGACGGACACCGACAGCGCGCCGAGCTCGAGCAGCGCGTCGGACAGCGCCTCCGCATGCTCGCGGGCCAGTTCGACGACGAGTTCGCGATAACTCATGCTTACGCTTCTTCCGGTGCGACCTGCTGCTTCTGCGCGAGCCGGTTTTCGAGGTAATGGATGCTGGTGCCGCCTTCGACGAACTTCGAGTCGATCATCAGCTCGCGGTGCAGCGGGATGTTGGTCTGGATGCCTTCGACGACCATTTCCGACAGCGCGATGCGCATCCGGCGGATCGCCTGCTCGCGCGTCGCGCCGTAGGTGATCAGCTTGCCGATCATCGAATCGTAGTTCGGCGGCACGAAATAGCCATTGTAGGCGTGCGAGTCGACGCGCACGCCGGGGCCGCCCGGCGTATGCCACGACGTGATCCGGCCCGGCGACGGCGTGAACTTGAACGGATCTTCGGCGTTGATCCGGCATTCGATCGCATGCCCGCGGAACTGGATGTCGCGCTGGCGCAGCGCGAGCTTCTCGCCGGCTGCGATGCGGATCTGTTCCTGCACGATGTCGACGCCGGTGATCAGTTCCGATACCGGGTGCTCGACCTGCACGCGCGTGTTCATCTCGATGAAGTAGAACTCGCCGTTTTCGTACAGGAATTCGAACGTGCCCGCGCCGAGGTAGCCCATCTTCTTGCACGCGTCCGCGCAGCGGTCGCCGATGCGGTCGATCAGGCGGCGCGGAATGCCGGGCGCCGGCGCTTCCTCGATCACCTTCTGGTGGCGGCGCTGCATCGAGCAGTCGCGCTCGCCGAGCCAGATCGCGTTCTTGTGCGCGTCCGACAGCACCTGGATCTCGATGTGGCGCGGGTTCTCGAGGAACTTCTCCATGTACACCTGCGGGTTGCCGAACGCACGGCCGGCTTCCTCGCGGGTCATGTTGACCGCGTTGACGAGCGCGGCCTCGGTGTGCACGACGCGCATCCCGCGCCCGCCGCCGCCGCCCGCCGCCTTGATGATGACCGGATAGCCGATCGCGCGCGCAATCTTGACGATCTCCTTCGGATCTTCCGGCAACGCGCCTTCCGAGCCCGGCACGCACGGCACGCCGGTCTTGATCATCGTCTGCTTCGCGGTGACCTTGTCGCCCATCATCCGGATCGTTTCCGGGCGCGGGCCGATGAACGTGAAGCCCGACTGCTCGACGCGCTCCGCGAAATCGGCGTTCTCCGACAGGAAGCCGTAGCCGGGGTGGATCGCCTCGGCATCGGTCACTTCCGCGGCGCTGATCAGCGCCGGCATGTTCAGGTAGCTCAGGTTCGACGGGGCCGGGCCGATACAGACGGCTTCGTCCGCGAGGCGCACGTACTTGGCTTCCTTGTCGGCTTCCGAGTAGACGACCACCGTCTTGACGCCGAGTTCGCGGCACGCGCGCTGGATGCGCAGCGCGATTTCACCGCGGTTGGCAATGAGGATTTTTTCAAACATAGCGAGTATTCGTCTCTTCGAGGGGCGCGCGAACGGCGCCTGGCGAGCATCGGCGGCGCGCGGCAGGGTGGCCGCGCGGCGGGCTTAGCCGATCACGAAAAGCGGCTGGCCGTATTCGACGGCCTGGCCGTTCTCGACGAGGATTTCCTTGATCACGCCGGCCTTGTCCGACTCGATCTCGTTGAGCAGCTTCATCGCTTCGATGATGCAGATCGTCTGGCCTTCCTTGACCGTGTCGCCGGCCTGCACGAACGGGTCGGCGCCCGGCGACGGCGCGCGATAGAACGTGCCGACCATCGGCGACGTCACGACGTGGCCCTGCGGGGCGGCCGGTGCGGCCGGGGCGCCGGCTGCCGGCGCCGCCGCTGCACCATCGGTCGGCAGCGCGGCCGACGGCGCCGGCGCGCTGACTTGCGGGGCATACCCAGCCGTCGGCTGCACGTAGACCGGCGGCGCGTTCTTGACGATGCGCACCTTGCCTTCGCCTTCCGTCACTTCCAGCTCGGAGATGCCGGATTCGGAAACGAGGTCGATCAGAGTTTTCAGCTTACGAAGATCCATCGGGAATTCCCCTTTTCAATACGTGAAAGCGCCGGTTAGGGGCCGGCGCTGAATCTAGATCGCGAAATCAGCCGCGCGACGCGCCTTGCAGCTTGTCCAGCGCGTACTCGAGCGCGTACAGATAACCTTTCCAGCCGAGCCCGCAGATCACGCCTTCGGCCTGGTCGGAAAAGTAGGAGTGGTGCCTGAACGCTTCGCGGCGATGCACGTTCGACAAGTGAACCTCGACGAACGGGATGCCGACGCCGGCGATCGCGTCCCGGATCGCAACGCTCGTATGCGTATACGCGGCCGGATTGATCAGGATGAAATCGGTCTGTTCCTCCCGCGCGGCCTGGATGCGGTCGACCAGCGCGCCTTCATGGTTGCTCTGGAACGACGACAGTTCGGCGCCGGCTTCCCGGGCGCGCGCGGCAAGCGCCTGATCGATCTGCGCGAGCGTGACGCGGCCATACACCTCCGGTTCCCGGGTGCCGAGAAGGTTCAGGTTGGGGCCGTGCAGCACCAGCAATCGTGTCATGGTCGCTTCTATTTCTGCGGAATTGCGCGAACTTTAGCGCTATTTAGAGAAATTTGTCTAGTTTTGCCGAACGGTCGGGCGCGCCGGCCCTGCAAGAATTACCGGTGCCGATGCGCACTATCGGCGAATTCACGCGAAATTGCGGCGATCGACCTGCAAATCGCCGTCAACGCGCAGGCCGCCGTTCGGGCCGATTACAGCGCGTCGAGCGTCTTTTTCAGCTCGGCCGGCTGGATTTGTCCCAATTTTGTCTCGCGGACCTTGCCGGTTTCGTCGATGACGACGGTAAACGGCAGCGCGCCGGCGGTATTTCCGAAATTCCGGGCCAGATCTGCGCCTGCATAGCCGCTGACGAAGACCGGATAGTCGACCTTCACCTTCTGCAGGAAGGTCTTCACGTTCTGCTCGGAATCGACGCCGATCCCGACGAAACGGATGCCTTTCTGTTTGTACTGATGCGACAGCGCCACGAGCTCGGGCATCTCCTCGACGCACGGGCCGCACCACGACGCCCAGAAATTGACGACGACTTTCTGACCCTTGAACGCGGCCAGCGTGGCCGGCTTGCCGTCGATGCCGGTGAGCGACGACGCCCACAGCTGGTCGACCGGGTTGCCGTGGGCGGTCGGCGCCGCGACGGCGACGCCGTCGTCGGCCGTGCCGCGGAACCAGTGGCCGGCGGCGATCCCGCCGGCGACGGCGGCGGCCGCGACCACCGCGAGCGCCAACATGCGTTTCATCATCGTTGAATCATTCCGGTTCGGAAGGGGCCTGGCTCGCGTCGACGAGCGCGCGCAGCGCGGCGGCATCCGCGCGGGCGACGCGCCCGCGCGCGTCGGCCTTCACCGCGCCACGCAGATCGTCGCTCGCATAGAGCGCGAGATGGATGCCGATCGCGTCCATGTCGCGCCGCGGGCGCCACAGGAAACTGAGCGTCTCGACGTCGCCGCGGCCCGCGAAATGCCGCGTCTCCGACACGTCGTACTGGACGTTCTGGTTCAGCAGGTAGATCGCGACGTCCTTCGGGTTGTCGGTGAATGCCTGCAAATGGATATCCGAATGCGCGTTCGCGGTGCCGTTCAGCACGGCGCCCGTCACATAAGGATGGAACTCGGCGAGCCGGCGCATCCAGTCGAGCGCGATCTCGCGCAGCCGGCGCAGTTCGTCCGGCTGCGTGTCGCTCTGGAACAGCGCGAGATACTCGCGCAGTTCTTCCTCGATCTGGTCGTTATCCGGCAGCCATTCGCCGGCAACGCGCGAATCGCCCAGCAACTGGCGCGCGGCCTTGCGCTTCGCGCCGGCGTAGTCCTGGCCATCCTCCGCGATCAGGCGGGCGGCTGACTGGGCGATTTCCTCGCGGACGCGCCGCGGGTCGACAAGAGGTTTGCGAGACATGATCCGGCAATCATACTCGATCGTCGCGGCGCCCGAGCACGGGTGCGGCGGCCCGCCGCCCGAGGGCGCCGGCGCCGTTCGCGCGCATCGTTCGGGCCGCCGGGCATCGCAAGCCGTCAGTTACAATACTGCTCTTTGTGTCGCGGCCAGGTCGTTGGCCGGGCGCCGGCCGCACGGCCTCGCCGGCGCGCCGCGCACGCATCCTTTCCGAATCGACGGCGCCCGGCGGCGCGAAAGCATTCATCTATGCACATCCACATTCTTGGCATCTGCGGCACCTTCATGGGCGGTCTCGCCGTACTCGCACGCGAGGCGGGCCACACGGTGACGGGTTGCGACGCGGGCGTCTATCCGCCGATGAGCACGCAGCTCGAGGCACAGGGCATCGCGCTGACCGAGGGCTACGGCGCCGAGCAGATCGACCTGAAACCGGACCTGTTCGTGATCGGCAACGTCGTCACGCGCGGCAATCCGCTGATGGAGGCGATCCTCGATCGCGGCCTGCCTTACGTGTCCGGCCCGCAGTGGCTCGGCGAGCACGTGCTCGCCGGCAAATGGGTGCTCGCGGTCGCGGGCACGCACGGCAAGACGACCACGTCGTCGATGCTCGCGTGGCTGCTGGAAGACGCGGGGCTGAACCCGGGCTTCCTGATCGGCGGTGTGCCGCTGAACTTCGGCGTGTCCGCGCGGCTCACCGATTCGAGCTTCTTCGTGATCGAGGCCGACGAGTACGACACGGCGTTCTTCGACAAGCGCTCGAAATTCGTGCACTACCGGCCGCGCACCGCGGTGCTGAACAACCTCGAATTCGATCACGCCGACATCTTCCCCGATCTCGCCGCGATCGAGACGCAATTCCATCATCTCGTGCGCACCGTGCCCGGCGTCGGGCGAATCGTCGCGAACGGTCGTTCGGACGCGCTCGAGCGCGTGCTGGCGCGCGGCTGCTGGAGTGAGGTCGAGCGCTTCGGCGTCGACGGCGGCTGGCAGGCGCTGCCGGCGGAGGACGGCGTGCCGGTCGACGAACGCTTCGCGGTGTATTCGCACGCCGAGCGCGTCGGCGAAGTCGCGTGGCAGGTGCAGGGCGACCACAACCGGATGAACGCGCTCGCGGCGATCGCCGCCGCGCGCCACGTCGGCGTGCCGCCCGCGCAGGCCGCCGAATCGCTCGCGTCGTTCCGCAACGTGAAGCGCCGCATGGAAGTGCGCGGCAGCGTCGACGGCGTGATCGTCTACGACGATTTCGCGCACCATCCGACCGCGATCGACACTACGATCGCCGGCCTTCGTGCGCGCATCGGCCGGGAGAATACCCGCATCCTCGCGGTACTCGAGCCGCGCTCGAACACGATGAAGCTCGGCGTGATGAAGTCGCAATTGCCGGCGAGCCTCGCCGATGCCGATCTCGTGTTCGGCTACGGCGCGCCGACCGGGCGCGATGCGCTCGGCTGGAATCTCGCCGAGGCGCTCGCGCCGCTCGGCGAGCGCGCGCGCGCATTCGACGATCTGCATCTGCTGGTGAAGGCGGTGGTCGAGGCCGCGCGTCCGGGCGACCACGTGCTCGTGATGAGCAACGGCGGCTTCGGCGGCGTGCACCAGAAGCTGCTCGACGCGCTCGGGAGCCGCACGTGATCCTGTATCTGCACGGTTTCCGGTCGTCGCCGGAATCGCAGAAATCGCGGCTGCTCGCCGCGCGCATGGCCGAACTCGGCCGCACCGGCGAGTGGCGGTGCCCGTCGCTGTCGGTGTCGCCGCTCGAGGCGATCGCGGTCGCCGAGGCCGAGGTCGCGGGCGCGGCCGACGTCACCGTCATCGGCAGCTCGCTCGGCGGCTATTACGCGACGTGGCTCGCCGAAAAGCACGGCTGGAAGGCGGTGCTGCTGAATCCGGCCATCGTCCCGCAGCGCGACCTCGAACAGTATCTCGGCGAACAGCCGCTGTGGCACGGAGGCGGCACGATCGTCGTCGAGCGCCGCCACCTGCACGAACTCGACGCGCTGCGCGTGCCGGCGATCACGCGCGCCGACCGCTACTATCTGTTCGCGGCGACCGGCGACGAAGTGCTCGATTATCGCGAGATGCTCGCCCATTACCCGGGCGCGAAAACCCGCGTGATCGACGGCAGCGATCACGGAATCAGCGAATTTGCCGACTATGTCGACGACGTTCTCGCGTTTTGCGACGGAAAGACGTCATAAACCGGCCGCGTGCCGAACGAATTCCCATCATCATGCGGCGCCGTCGACACGGCGCCCGGCAGTCTGAACGAGAGTACTGAGTGAACGTTTTCTTCGAGGAATCGGGCAGTTTCAAGGCGGGCAGCGTGCTGTCGCGCCAGGGCGACGCGTTTCAGGTCGAGTTGCCCGGCGGGCGGCGCGCGAAGGTGCGTGCGAAAGACGTGCTGATCGAATTCGACAAGCCGGCCGCGGGCGAGCTGATGCAGGAGGCCGACACGGCCGCGCAGCAGATCGACCTGGACTTCCTGTGGGAATGCGCGCCGGCCGACGAGTTCGCGTACACGGCGCTCGCCGCCGAGTACTTCGGCGCGACGTACGGCCCGGTCGAGCGCGCGGCGCTCGTGCTGCGGCTGCACGGCTCGCCCGTCTATTTCCGCCGCAAGGGGCGCGGCCAGTACCAGCGCGCGCCGGAAGAGCAGCTCAAGATGGCGCTCGCGTCGCTCGAGCGCAAGCGCCAGCAGGCGCTCGTGCAGGCGCAGTACGAAGAGGAACTGAAGGCCGGCAAGCTGCCGGAAGCGTTCGCGGGCAAGGTGCTCGGGCTGCTGACGCGGCCGGACAAGAATTCGATCGAATACAAGGCGATGGAAGCGGCGGCCGGCGCGCGCGGCGTGTCGCCGGCGCGGCTGATGCTCGACTGCGGCGGCATCGAGTCGCCGCGCGCGCTGCACGAAGCGCGCTTTCTCGCGGAATTCTTCCCGCACGGCACGGGCTTTCCGCCCGTCACGGTCGGCCCGCTGCCGGACGACCTGCCGCGCGCGAACGTCGAGGCGTTCTCGATCGACGACATCACGACCACCGAAATCGACGACGCATTTTCGGTCGAGCACCTGTCCGACGGACGCGTGCGGATCGGCGTGCACATCGCGGCGCCGGCGCTCGGCATCGTGCGCGGCGATCCGGTCGATGCGATCGCGCGCGCGCGCCTGTCGACCGTCTACATGCCGGGCGACAAGATCACGATGCTGCCGGACGACGTCGTCGACGTGTTCACGCTGAAGGAGGGCGATTACCGCCCGGCGCTGTCGCTGTACATCATCGTCAACCGCGAGACGCAGGACATCGTCGCGAACGAGACGCGCGCCGAGCTCGTCTTCGTGAAGAACAACCTGCGCCACAACACGCTCGACGAACTCGTCACCGAAGAGACGCTCGCGGCCGGCACCGGCGACTATCCGCACAAGGACGACATCGCCGTGCTGTGGCCGCTCGCGCAGGCGCTGTTCGAGAAGCGCCAGGTCGCGCGCGCGGGCTACGGCCTGAAGCGCGAGGTGCAGCGCAACACCGACTACAACTTCTACGTCGAAGGCGAGCACGTGACGATCACGCCGCGCCGCCGCGGCTCGCCGCTCGACCTGATCGTCTCGGAGCTCGCGATTCTCGCGAACTCGACGTGGGGCGCGTTCCTGCACGATCACACGGTGCCGGGCATCTATCGTTCGCAGCGCGGCTTCGGCGCGCCGGGCCCGAAGCGCACGCGGATGCAGACGACGGCCGCGCCGCACGAAGGCCTCGGCGTCGCGCAATACGCGTGGAGCACGTCGCCGCTGCGCCGCTACGTCGACCTCGTGAACCAGTGGCAACTGCTCGCGTGCGTGCAGCACGGCGTCACCGCGAAGCTCGCGGCGCCGTTCAAGCCGAAGGACGCCGACCTGTACGCGGTCGTGCAGGGTTTCGACGATACGTATACGGCCTACGCCGACTACCAGCGCCGGATGGAGTACTTCTGGTGCCTGCGCTGGCTCGCGCAGGAGCAGAAGAAGCAGGTCGTCGCGAGCGTCGTGAAGGGCGATCTCGTGCGCCTCGAGGACATTCCGCTGCTGCTGCACGTGCCGGGGCTCGGCGTGCATGCGCGCGGCACGCGCGTGCTGCTCGACGTGATGTCGCTCGACGAGCTGACGATCGAGGCGTCGGTGCGCCTCTTGAACGTGCTCGACGCGCCGACCGTGACGAGCGGCGACGCGGCCGACGAAGAGGATGACGCCGAAGGCGGCGACGAGACGCTGGTCGACGCGGAGGACGCGTCGGCGCAAGCCGAGGCCGAAGCGCTGGCCGAATCGGGCGACGATGCGGCGGCGGAGGGCGGCGAAGCCGCGAGCGGCAACGACGGCGAAGCGGGGCGCGCATCATGAACGCAGTTGCGTCGTCGAGCGGCGTCGACCGCTATGTCGTGTTCGGCAACCCGGTGGCGCACAGCAAGTCGCCGTTCATCCACGCGCAATTCGCCGCGCAGACCGGCGAGCCGATCGAGTACACGCACCGGCTCGCGCCGGTGGACGGTTTCGAGGCCGCCGTGCGCGCGTTCGTCGCCGAAGGCGGTCGCGGCGCGAACGTGACGGTGCCGTTCAAGCTCGACGCGCATGCGCTCGCCGACACGCTGTCGCCGCGCGCGGCGGCGGCGGGCGCCGTGAACACGCTGCGCATCGACGCCGACGGCCGTCTTCACGGCGACAACACCGACGGCGTCGGCCTCGTGCGCGACATCGAAGCGAATCTCGGCGTGTCGCTTGCGGGCGCGCGCATCCTGCTGCTCGGCGCGGGCGGCGCCGCGCGCGGTGTCGTGCTGCCGCTGCTCGACCGCGCGCCGCTGTCGATCGCGATCGTGAACCGCACCGCGAGCAAGGCCGAAGCGCTCGTCGGCCAGTTCATGCAGGCCGCGCACGATGCGGGTTGCACGCTCGCGGGCGGCGGCCCCGGCGTCGTGCGGGCCGAACCGTACGACGTGGTGATCAATGCGACGGCCGGCAGCCTCGACGCCGCGCTGCCGGAATGCGACGCTGCCGCGTTCGGCGCCGGCACGCTCGCGTACGACATGATGTACGGCGCGCAGCCGACCGTGTTCATGCAGCACGCGGCGTCGCTCGGCGCACGCACGGCCGACGGGCTCGGGATGCTGGTCGAGCAAGCGGCCGAATCGTTCTTCATCTGGCGCGGCGTGCGGCCGGACGGCGCACCGGTGCTGGCCGCGCTGCGCCAGGCGCTCGCGGCGAGCTGAGCGGAGCGCGGCACGTGGTGGCGGTGAGCGGCACGCAGCGCACGCGGACGACGAGCCTCGCTCGCTGGATCGTCTATGCGGGATCGGTGTTCGCGGGCGCATGGCTCGCGACGCAACTGTTCTATCTCGCGCAGATCGCGCTGTGGTCGTTCGTGAACCCGGGCTCGACCGCATTCATGCGCACTGACGCGTGGTGGCTGTCGCGCGACACGCCGCCCGCGCAGATCCGGCACCAGTGGGTGCCGTACGACCAGATCTCGCGCAACCTGAAGCGTGCGCTGATCGCGTCCGAAGATGCGACCTTCGCGACCAACAACGGCTACGACGTCGACGCGATCCTGCAGGCATGGGAGAAGAACAAGG encodes the following:
- the accC gene encoding acetyl-CoA carboxylase biotin carboxylase subunit yields the protein MFEKILIANRGEIALRIQRACRELGVKTVVVYSEADKEAKYVRLADEAVCIGPAPSNLSYLNMPALISAAEVTDAEAIHPGYGFLSENADFAERVEQSGFTFIGPRPETIRMMGDKVTAKQTMIKTGVPCVPGSEGALPEDPKEIVKIARAIGYPVIIKAAGGGGGRGMRVVHTEAALVNAVNMTREEAGRAFGNPQVYMEKFLENPRHIEIQVLSDAHKNAIWLGERDCSMQRRHQKVIEEAPAPGIPRRLIDRIGDRCADACKKMGYLGAGTFEFLYENGEFYFIEMNTRVQVEHPVSELITGVDIVQEQIRIAAGEKLALRQRDIQFRGHAIECRINAEDPFKFTPSPGRITSWHTPGGPGVRVDSHAYNGYFVPPNYDSMIGKLITYGATREQAIRRMRIALSEMVVEGIQTNIPLHRELMIDSKFVEGGTSIHYLENRLAQKQQVAPEEA
- the accB gene encoding acetyl-CoA carboxylase biotin carboxyl carrier protein yields the protein MDLRKLKTLIDLVSESGISELEVTEGEGKVRIVKNAPPVYVQPTAGYAPQVSAPAPSAALPTDGAAAAPAAGAPAAPAAPQGHVVTSPMVGTFYRAPSPGADPFVQAGDTVKEGQTICIIEAMKLLNEIESDKAGVIKEILVENGQAVEYGQPLFVIG
- the aroQ gene encoding type II 3-dehydroquinate dehydratase encodes the protein MTRLLVLHGPNLNLLGTREPEVYGRVTLAQIDQALAARAREAGAELSSFQSNHEGALVDRIQAAREEQTDFILINPAAYTHTSVAIRDAIAGVGIPFVEVHLSNVHRREAFRHHSYFSDQAEGVICGLGWKGYLYALEYALDKLQGASRG
- a CDS encoding TlpA family protein disulfide reductase, which produces MMKRMLALAVVAAAAVAGGIAAGHWFRGTADDGVAVAAPTAHGNPVDQLWASSLTGIDGKPATLAAFKGQKVVVNFWASWCGPCVEEMPELVALSHQYKQKGIRFVGIGVDSEQNVKTFLQKVKVDYPVFVSGYAGADLARNFGNTAGALPFTVVIDETGKVRETKLGQIQPAELKKTLDAL
- the mpl gene encoding UDP-N-acetylmuramate:L-alanyl-gamma-D-glutamyl-meso-diaminopimelate ligase; the encoded protein is MHIHILGICGTFMGGLAVLAREAGHTVTGCDAGVYPPMSTQLEAQGIALTEGYGAEQIDLKPDLFVIGNVVTRGNPLMEAILDRGLPYVSGPQWLGEHVLAGKWVLAVAGTHGKTTTSSMLAWLLEDAGLNPGFLIGGVPLNFGVSARLTDSSFFVIEADEYDTAFFDKRSKFVHYRPRTAVLNNLEFDHADIFPDLAAIETQFHHLVRTVPGVGRIVANGRSDALERVLARGCWSEVERFGVDGGWQALPAEDGVPVDERFAVYSHAERVGEVAWQVQGDHNRMNALAAIAAARHVGVPPAQAAESLASFRNVKRRMEVRGSVDGVIVYDDFAHHPTAIDTTIAGLRARIGRENTRILAVLEPRSNTMKLGVMKSQLPASLADADLVFGYGAPTGRDALGWNLAEALAPLGERARAFDDLHLLVKAVVEAARPGDHVLVMSNGGFGGVHQKLLDALGSRT
- a CDS encoding YqiA/YcfP family alpha/beta fold hydrolase; its protein translation is MILYLHGFRSSPESQKSRLLAARMAELGRTGEWRCPSLSVSPLEAIAVAEAEVAGAADVTVIGSSLGGYYATWLAEKHGWKAVLLNPAIVPQRDLEQYLGEQPLWHGGGTIVVERRHLHELDALRVPAITRADRYYLFAATGDEVLDYREMLAHYPGAKTRVIDGSDHGISEFADYVDDVLAFCDGKTS
- a CDS encoding ribonuclease catalytic domain-containing protein, which encodes MNVFFEESGSFKAGSVLSRQGDAFQVELPGGRRAKVRAKDVLIEFDKPAAGELMQEADTAAQQIDLDFLWECAPADEFAYTALAAEYFGATYGPVERAALVLRLHGSPVYFRRKGRGQYQRAPEEQLKMALASLERKRQQALVQAQYEEELKAGKLPEAFAGKVLGLLTRPDKNSIEYKAMEAAAGARGVSPARLMLDCGGIESPRALHEARFLAEFFPHGTGFPPVTVGPLPDDLPRANVEAFSIDDITTTEIDDAFSVEHLSDGRVRIGVHIAAPALGIVRGDPVDAIARARLSTVYMPGDKITMLPDDVVDVFTLKEGDYRPALSLYIIVNRETQDIVANETRAELVFVKNNLRHNTLDELVTEETLAAGTGDYPHKDDIAVLWPLAQALFEKRQVARAGYGLKREVQRNTDYNFYVEGEHVTITPRRRGSPLDLIVSELAILANSTWGAFLHDHTVPGIYRSQRGFGAPGPKRTRMQTTAAPHEGLGVAQYAWSTSPLRRYVDLVNQWQLLACVQHGVTAKLAAPFKPKDADLYAVVQGFDDTYTAYADYQRRMEYFWCLRWLAQEQKKQVVASVVKGDLVRLEDIPLLLHVPGLGVHARGTRVLLDVMSLDELTIEASVRLLNVLDAPTVTSGDAADEEDDAEGGDETLVDAEDASAQAEAEALAESGDDAAAEGGEAASGNDGEAGRAS
- the aroE gene encoding shikimate dehydrogenase, with protein sequence MNAVASSSGVDRYVVFGNPVAHSKSPFIHAQFAAQTGEPIEYTHRLAPVDGFEAAVRAFVAEGGRGANVTVPFKLDAHALADTLSPRAAAAGAVNTLRIDADGRLHGDNTDGVGLVRDIEANLGVSLAGARILLLGAGGAARGVVLPLLDRAPLSIAIVNRTASKAEALVGQFMQAAHDAGCTLAGGGPGVVRAEPYDVVINATAGSLDAALPECDAAAFGAGTLAYDMMYGAQPTVFMQHAASLGARTADGLGMLVEQAAESFFIWRGVRPDGAPVLAALRQALAAS